A region from the Lutra lutra chromosome 1, mLutLut1.2, whole genome shotgun sequence genome encodes:
- the VPS26C gene encoding vacuolar protein sorting-associated protein 26C, translating to MGTSLDIKIKRANKVYHAGEVLSGVVVISGKDSIQHQGVSLTVEGSVNLQLSAKSVGVFEAFYNSVKPIQIINSTIEMVKPGKFPSGKTEIPFEFPLHVKGNKVLYETYHGVFVNIQYTLRCDMRRSLLAKDLTKTCEFIVHSAPQKGKLTPSPVDFTITPETLQNVKERALLPKFLIRGHLNSTNCVITQPLTGELVVESSEAAIKSIELQLVRVETCGCAEGYARDATEIQNIQIADGDVCRSLSVPIHMVFPRLFTCPTLETTNFKVEFEVNIVVLLHADHLITENFPLKLCRV from the exons GAAGTGCTCTCAGGCGTGGTGGTCATATCTGGGAAGGATTCAATCCAGCACCAGGGAGTGTCCTTGACAGTGGAGGGGAGTGTGAACCTCCAGCTCAGTGCCAAGAGCGTGGGAGTGTTTGAGGCTTTCTATAACTCCGTTAAG CCTATCCAGATTATCAACAGCACCATCGAAATGGTGAAGCCAGGGAAATTTCCCAGCGGCAAAACAGAAATTCCTTTTGAATTTCCTCTGCACGTGAAGGGCAACAAAGTTCTGTACGAGACTTACCACGGCGTGTTTGTCAACATTCAG TACACCCTACGCTGTGACATGCGGCGGTCTCTGCTGGCCAAGGACTTGACCAAGACCTGCGAATTCATCGTTCACTCTGCT CCTCAGAAGGGGAAGTTGACCCCGAGTCCCGTGGACTTCACCATTACACCTGAAACCCTGCAGAACGTCAAAGAG AGAGCCTTGCTCCCCAAATTTCTCATCAGAGGGCACCTCAACTCCACCAACTGTGTCATCACGCAGCCGCTGACGGGGGAGCTGGTGGTGGAGAGCTCGGAGGCCGCCATCAAGAGCATAGAGCTGCAGCTGGTCCGCGTGGAGACCTGCG GGTGTGCAGAAGGCTACGCCCGGGACGCCACGGAGATTCAGAACATCCAGATCGCCGACGGGGATGTGTGTCGGAGCCTCTCCGTGCCCATCCACATGGTGTTCCCCCGGCTCTTCACCTGCCCCACGCTGGAGACCACCAATTTCAAAGTGG AATTTGAGGTCAACATCGTCGTGCTGCTTCACGCGGATCACCTCATCACGGAGAACTTTCCACTGAAGCTCTGCAGGGTGTAG